The genomic interval GACGCCATGACACAGTGGTGGTACGGCCATAACGCGGTGGGCTTCTTCCTCACTGCAGCCTTCCTCGGCATGATGTATTACTTCGTGCCCAAGCAGGCCGGTCGCCCGATCTACTCCTATCGCCTGTCCATCGTGCACTTCTGGGCGCTGTCCTTCCTCTACATGTGGGTAGGCGCACATCACCTGCACTGGACCGCGTTGCCTGACTGGACTTCCACCTTGGCTGCCACCTTCTCCATCATGCTGCTGCTGCCTTCCTGGGGCGGCATGATCAACGGCATCATGACGCTGTCCGGCGCGTGGGACAAACTGCGCACCGACCCGATCATGCGTTTCATGATCGTGGCGCTGTCCTTCTACGGCATGTCCACTTTCGAAGGTCCGATGATGTCGCTGAAAGACGTCAACGCCCTGTCGCACTACACCGACTGGACCGTGGGCCACGTGCACTCCGGCGCCCTGGGCTGGGTGGCGATGATTTCCTTCGGTTCCCTGTACCACCTGATCCCCAAGCTGTGGGATACCAAGATGTACAGCGAAAAACTGATCGGCATCCACTTCTGGCTGGCCACGATCGGCGTGCTGCTTTACATCACCGCGATGTGGATTTCCGGCATCATGCAGGGCCTGATGTGGCGCGCTTTTGACGACTTCGGCAACCTGCAGTACTCCTTTGTCGAGTCCGTGGCGGCGATGCATCCCTTTTACGCCATGCGTGCAATCGGCGGCATGTTCTTCCTGACCGGCATGTTGATCATGGTGTTCAACGCCTTCATGACCATCCGTCAGGCCAAGCGCGAGGGTTCTGCGTTTGCTTTGAATCCGGCCAAGGCGGCAGCGTAAGAAAAATTTAGGAAGCCGCCCTCTCCCCGGCCCTCTCCCGCTTGCGGGAGAGGGGGACGCTGAGGCGCTTCGCGACTTTAAATCGAGAAATAATATGTTCAATTTCAAACACGAATGGATTGAAAAAAACGTCGGCATCATGCTGGTCGCGATCATGCTCGCCATCAGTATCGGTGGCCTGGTAGAAATAGCCCCGCTGTTCTTCATCAAGGAGACGGTGGAGAAAGTGGACGGGGTGCGTCCTTACACCCCCCTGGAGTCCCGCGGCCGTGACATTTACGTGCGCGAAGGCTGCTACCTGTGCCACTCGCAGATGATTCGCCCGTTCCGCGACGAAGCTTTGCGCTACGGCCACTACTCCC from Sulfurimicrobium lacus carries:
- the ccoN gene encoding cytochrome-c oxidase, cbb3-type subunit I, with amino-acid sequence MAAVGVASTEQYNYDIVRKFTIMALVWGAVGMLVGVYIASELAWPFLNFDLAYITFGRLRPVHTGAVIFGFGGSALFATSYYVVQRTCQTRLFGDGMASFTFWGWQAIIVLAAISYVLGYSQGREYAEMEWPIDLLIEIVWVTYLIVFVATIMKRKQPHIYVANWFYLSFILATALLHTFNNLAVPVSLFSMKSYSLFAGTQDAMTQWWYGHNAVGFFLTAAFLGMMYYFVPKQAGRPIYSYRLSIVHFWALSFLYMWVGAHHLHWTALPDWTSTLAATFSIMLLLPSWGGMINGIMTLSGAWDKLRTDPIMRFMIVALSFYGMSTFEGPMMSLKDVNALSHYTDWTVGHVHSGALGWVAMISFGSLYHLIPKLWDTKMYSEKLIGIHFWLATIGVLLYITAMWISGIMQGLMWRAFDDFGNLQYSFVESVAAMHPFYAMRAIGGMFFLTGMLIMVFNAFMTIRQAKREGSAFALNPAKAAA